GAGTCGCGAACAATCCCTGAGCCATTTCGCCGAATTGCAGGGCATCACCCGTCACGGCGACTACGTGAAGAAAACCTTCTCCACCGACCGCGACTTCCGTTCCACGTCCATGGCCGACTTCATCGCCTCGCTGGAAAAACCCGCCAGCAAAGGCGCCGATGGCCAGCCGCCGGCGTACATGGGCAACAACATCCTGCCTGCGCAATTACTGGCGCAAATCAAGTACCCGCCCTACTTCGAGCAATCGCTGTACATCGCCCCGCGCATCTGGATCGGCCCCAAAGGCACGCTGACCCCGTTGCATCGGGACGACACCGACAACCTGTTCGCCCAGGTCTGGGGCCAGAAATCCTTCATCCTCGCCGCGCCCCATCACCGTGAAGCGCTGGGTACCTGGTCGACCTCCCCCAAAGGCGGCCTGGACGGCTGCGATTTCAACCCCGACACCCCCGACTACCAACGCTTCCCCACCGCCCGCGACGTAACCTTCCTGCGCATCACCCTGCAAGCCGGCGACCTGCTGTTCCTGCCCGAAGGCTGGTTTCATCAGGTGGAATCAATTACCACGTCGCTGTCGGTGAACTTCTGGGTGAATTCGGGGCGGGGTTGGTAGCGCATAGATGAACTCCTTAGTACGGAAGCCTGACAGTAAATGACGGAAGCATTAATAACGTTCAGCTGTAGCATTTTGGTTTTTGCTGCAATTTATACAACGATCTGCATCAGACAAAAAACGCTACGACCTGTCCTATCTGACTTATCAAGGATGATGATGCTTATCACGGCGGTTATTGTTGGGAGTTTGATAACTGCAACATTAAATAGATTGTAAGACTCAATCGTTTTAAAGTGTCAACATTGAAAAGCGAAATATAAAAAAATCACCACCGCCGCCCCCAAGTTTTTTTGACACAGGCCGATGTGTATATATTTGCCAAACGCATCGCCACTCAGAACGAAAACTTTCGAGACCCAGCGAGACCAAGAAACTTAGACTGTGTGCGTGATGAAATCATCTATTAAGAGCTAACAGCGATAAGAGCTTCATTGCTTTCGAAGAGAACAAGAAATTCTTGTAGGTCTTTTCCGATATCTAGCTGGAATTTTCCGAACCTTGCTTTAGGGGGTTGGATATTTCTCTAAAACAATGCATTGTCTCGGGCCGACTTACTCACAAAGCCTGTAGAAACTTGCCTGCGACACTCACGACATGTTTATTACCAACTAAACGGATCGTATATCTGGAGCCTACCAACAGCCCGACCTGAATTCGGGAAGCCACACAACTTAACGATCTATTTTAAACATTTATTTTGAAATCTTGAAAGAAGGCTCATCTATGCCTGCAAACTACTCCTGCACGAAACCGGATCTAGCCTTTTGGCGTATTGGGTCAATCTCCAGCGACTTCCAATGTCTCTACTTCTTTTCACCACCCGGTTCGACGGCTCCGTCCACATCACCCAGTAGTCCTGAACATGTAGAAAGCACCGCGCGCGTTCCCGACCTCAACCACCGCACACTCCACGTTCTTGATGTCTTTGCGTCATTCGACAGAAGCCCCGGCCATGCCGCCATCCCCCCAACTCACCGAGCACGACACCGAATCCCAAGGACTTCGGCACTTCTCTGGCTGACCTTATGCAAGGAGCAAATACGTTATGGCTAAATGGTTCGATTGGCTGTTTTGGCATCCCGCCCCTGATCGAAAAACGAGGTCAGAAACCCATCCTCGCCCTGTCCTGCCCACCCCCGACGCAGGCCCGGTTCGCCCTTCTTCACCCGTCGATGCCGCTATCGCCGCACTGCCTGCGGTGAAGAACTGGAGCCACCCCTTCAGGGACAAGCGCGACCCGTTGCTGCAATTGACCCAGATGGCCAAAGCGGCGGCCGGCTTTTATCCGCTGGGCCGCAGCGGCCTGTGGCACGGCGGGGTGCATTTCGATGGCGGTACCGCTGGCACACTCGATCAGTCCAGCGTGCATTGTCTGGCCGATGGCGAGGTGGTGGCCTACCGCATTGATCAGCATTCACCGACCACGGGGTTTTTC
This genomic window from Pseudomonas sp. G.S.17 contains:
- a CDS encoding cupin-like domain-containing protein, with amino-acid sequence MDLQPVLSKLFVNAGSVGIEGVFQFIFGAELAIWSDVQARTVTETGRHARPDVTIEVSKTDFLGIMSGVANVEELFASGRLKIGGNMGLATLLPQIIDSARRGTVKQEKVDINQRYPTPPRFSERVSASLPTQVSVERRPRSAVTVSEFRNHYLLEGIPLIISDALQDWPLLNMSREQSLSHFAELQGITRHGDYVKKTFSTDRDFRSTSMADFIASLEKPASKGADGQPPAYMGNNILPAQLLAQIKYPPYFEQSLYIAPRIWIGPKGTLTPLHRDDTDNLFAQVWGQKSFILAAPHHREALGTWSTSPKGGLDGCDFNPDTPDYQRFPTARDVTFLRITLQAGDLLFLPEGWFHQVESITTSLSVNFWVNSGRGW